From the genome of Lotus japonicus ecotype B-129 chromosome 6, LjGifu_v1.2, one region includes:
- the LOC130726834 gene encoding uncharacterized protein LOC130726834 isoform X3, with amino-acid sequence MFPEFDGRVAYGWIITVEQYCEAKGISEVKKFSAAKKALTRDALLWWNDWKRRNQRATWMDFVIALLRKFEPDSDLFLPDPVQDTGEEEKQTDETRKAKATNLELRRNWCEEWVKFRCTGDERFEGDRISENEETEEDLTENIIVAMEEMTIAAKLQICDTLQESRGEAAGVMLSVKQPPPPEMINQEEKKIEQVPPDQSYRGADAAALTSATPMFITRTRSVYDQRLYTLQATESGLANLPPPQPPDKSCHAVVEETLRGAKWKQTQKHPPPKPPEYLDCGGNPAAYATTPAPARSEDKATPATRMREKIAEVSRRLKASAWAKWVKQELDPSLSIMGLAQRDSRCVATV; translated from the coding sequence ATGTTTCCAGAATTTGATGGAAGAGTGGCTTATGGATGGATCATCACCGTAGAGCAGTACTGTGAGGCCAAGGGAATATCAGAGGTGAAGAAATTCTCAGCGGCGAAGAAGGCATTGACGCGTGATGCGCTCCTTTGGTGGAACGACTGGAAAAGAAGAAATCAGAGGGCAACATGGATGGATTTTGTGATAGCTCTACTGAGAAAATTCGAACCAGATTCGGATTTGTTTCTGCCAGATCCAGTTCAAGATACTGGGGAGGAAGAAAAGCAGACGGATGAAACCAGAAAAGCCAAAGCCACAAACCTGGAACTGAGAAGAAATTGGTGTGAAGAATGGGTCAAGTTTCGTTGCACCGGTGATGAACGGTTCGAAGGTGACCGGATTTCAGAGAATGAGGAAACTGAAGAGGATCTGACAGAGAACATCATCGTGGCAATGGAAGAGATGACCATTGCTGCGAAACTCCAGATCTGCGACACTCTTCAGGAATCAAGAGGTGAGGCGGCGGGAGTGATGCTAAGTGTCaagcaaccaccaccaccggaGATGATAAATCAGGAAGAGAAGAAGATCGAACAAGTACCACCAGACCAATCATATCGTGGGGCCGATGCGGCAGCGCTAACATCGGCGACGCCCATGTTCATAACGAGGACAAGGTCAGTTTACGACCAACGGTTGTATACTCTGCAGGCAACGGAAAGCGGATTGGCCAAtttgccaccaccacaaccaccagaTAAGTCGTGTCATGCGGTGGTTGAAGAGACGCTTAGAGGAGCAAAATGGAAGCAAACTCAAAAACATCCACCACCAAAACCACCGGAGTACTTGGACTGTGGAGGTAATCCGGCGGCGTATGCCACAACGCCGGCGCCGGCGAGGTCGGAGGACAAGGCTACACCGGCGACGAGAATGAGAGAGAAGATAGCAGAAGTTTCTAGACGTCTGAAGGCAAGTGCATGGGCAAAATGGGTGAAACAGGAATTGGACCCTTCTCTCAGCATAATGGGCCTGGCCCAACGTGATAGTAGATGTGTTGCAACAG
- the LOC130726834 gene encoding uncharacterized protein LOC130726834 isoform X1 produces the protein MFMGAKRVSIAQMSFLEASNLQVLIDSSLIHSNANMEVCGQSFLNLSELGNLMGVQHLILSAFTNRKVGSGPVLRGPLEVLGEDNMMAAQLYWEIENCVVELPHPPEKCNMNSSWILTLLICRVEIATLQIYRVEIAIVEVATTGSGLHFPWIRRLSVEVSIDVDFPTIIQLQVQSKIPFCSTLKALTPNEMIKQGVQAVSFHNTDGIWYVNWQKDSKSCLLDSCVIYMILRVVKADAKNTNNIPMEKHMDPSYVICSLEYGRLTQEIQKLIEGEGDIVTVRVRMKNTAVCIITTMTCSTLDVKRANEETEQQPVISSHMFISRRARTPDLVAQAVCYACTQADFAEEIFSKSWTHMIEAKTLLLGLLVAIECKMNTWDPGGCSYFSATTWSTSCFKQWDSRGVLLSQPLPSCLNEEGELQPELEQLLISRSGQQGDREVPMKWKNLPDFDSSWESLAAMKKCFQLPSLRTRMFLRKGEMIGTQILVVLVLLRYLLGRVEREIKLIPTSDNCQADVAVSSGC, from the coding sequence ATGTTTATGGGTGCTAAACGTGTTTCAATTGCCCAAATGTCCTTCTTGGAGGCTAGCAACTTACAAGTTCTCATAGATTCATCTCTTATTCATTCTAATGCAAACATGGAAGTTTGTGGACAAAGCTTTTTGAACTTGTCTGAATTGGGAAATTTGATGGGAGTGCAACATCTAATTTTATCAGCATTTACTAATAGAAAGGTTGGGTCTGGACCTGTTCTAAGAGGCCCTTTAGAGGTTCTTGGAGAAGATAACATGATGGCAGCGCAATTATACTGGGAAATTGAAAATTGCGTGGTGGAATTGCCTCATCCTCCTGAAAAGTGTAACATGAATTCTTCATGGATTCTCACACTTCTGATATGTCGGGTTGAAATTGCTACACTTCAGATATATCGGGTTGAAATTGCTATTGTTGAAGTAGCCACAACTGGTTCGGGTTTGCATTTTCCCTGGATTAGAAGGCTCTCAGTAGAAGTGAGTATAGATGTGGATTTTCCAACAATAATACAGCTCCAGGTACAATCTAAAATACCATTCTGCAGTACTTTAAAAGCTCTTACTCCTAATGAGATGATCAAGCAAGGGGTACAAGCTGTTTCCTTTCACAACACAGATGGAATTTGGTATGTGAATTGGCAGAAAGATTCTAAGTCATGCTTACTAGACTCTTGTGTAATTTACATGATATTGAGAGTTGTTAAAGCAGATGCTAAAAACACAAATAACATTCCAATGGAGAAGCACATGGACCCCTCCTATGTCATTTGCTCGTTGGAATACGGAAGGTTGACCCAGGAAATTCAGAAGCTCATTGAGGGGGAAGGTGACATAGTTACAGTAAGAGTAAGAATGAAGAACACAGCTGTTTGCATTATTACCACAATGACTTGTAGTACACTTGATGTCAAGAGGGCCAATGAAGAGACTGAACAACAACCGGTGATCTCTAGCCATATGTTCATCTCTAGAAGGGCGAGGACACCTGACCTTGTTGCCCAGGCTGTCTGCTATGCTTGCACACAAGCTGATTTTGCTGAGGAAATTTTTAGCAAGTCCTGGACACATATGATAGAAGCTAAGACTTTATTGCTTGGGTTGCTTGTTGCGATTGAATGCAAGATGAATACATGGGACCCTGGAGGTTGTTCTTATTTTTCAGCAACGACTTGGTCTACATCTTGTTTCAAACAATGGGATTCAAGAGGTGTATTACTGAGTCAACCTCTTCCCTCTTGCTTAAATGAAGAGGGGGAACTGCAACCTGAACTTGAACAACTACTGATTTCAAGATCTGGACAGCAGGGAGATAGGGAAGTGCCAATGAAGTGGAAGAACCTACCTGATTTTGACAGCTCATGGGAGTCCTTGGCAGCCATGAAGAAATGTTTCCAACTTccatccttgaggacaaggatgtTTTTGAGGAAGGGAGAGATGATAGGAACCCAGATATTAGTAGTCCTagtattgctaaggtatttgtTAGGAAGGGTAGAAAGGGAAATAAAATTGATTCCCACTAGTGATAACTGCCAAGCTGATGTGGCAGTATCTTCAGGGTGCTAG
- the LOC130726834 gene encoding uncharacterized protein LOC130726834 isoform X2 — protein sequence MFPEFDGRVAYGWIITVEQYCEAKGISEVKKFSAAKKALTRDALLWWNDWKRRNQRATWMDFVIALLRKFEPDSDLFLPDPVQDTGEEEKQTDETRKAKATNLELRRNWCEEWVKFRCTGDERFEGDRISENEETEEDLTENIIVAMEEMTIAAKLQICDTLQESRGEAAGVMLSVKQPPPPEMINQEEKKIEQVPPDQSYRGADAAALTSATPMFITRTRSVYDQRLYTLQATESGLANLPPPQPPDKSCHAVVEETLRGAKWKQTQKHPPPKPPEYLDCGGNPAAYATTPAPARSEDKATPATRMREKIAEVSRRLKASAWAKWVKQELDPSLSIMGLAQRDSRCVATGA from the coding sequence ATGTTTCCAGAATTTGATGGAAGAGTGGCTTATGGATGGATCATCACCGTAGAGCAGTACTGTGAGGCCAAGGGAATATCAGAGGTGAAGAAATTCTCAGCGGCGAAGAAGGCATTGACGCGTGATGCGCTCCTTTGGTGGAACGACTGGAAAAGAAGAAATCAGAGGGCAACATGGATGGATTTTGTGATAGCTCTACTGAGAAAATTCGAACCAGATTCGGATTTGTTTCTGCCAGATCCAGTTCAAGATACTGGGGAGGAAGAAAAGCAGACGGATGAAACCAGAAAAGCCAAAGCCACAAACCTGGAACTGAGAAGAAATTGGTGTGAAGAATGGGTCAAGTTTCGTTGCACCGGTGATGAACGGTTCGAAGGTGACCGGATTTCAGAGAATGAGGAAACTGAAGAGGATCTGACAGAGAACATCATCGTGGCAATGGAAGAGATGACCATTGCTGCGAAACTCCAGATCTGCGACACTCTTCAGGAATCAAGAGGTGAGGCGGCGGGAGTGATGCTAAGTGTCaagcaaccaccaccaccggaGATGATAAATCAGGAAGAGAAGAAGATCGAACAAGTACCACCAGACCAATCATATCGTGGGGCCGATGCGGCAGCGCTAACATCGGCGACGCCCATGTTCATAACGAGGACAAGGTCAGTTTACGACCAACGGTTGTATACTCTGCAGGCAACGGAAAGCGGATTGGCCAAtttgccaccaccacaaccaccagaTAAGTCGTGTCATGCGGTGGTTGAAGAGACGCTTAGAGGAGCAAAATGGAAGCAAACTCAAAAACATCCACCACCAAAACCACCGGAGTACTTGGACTGTGGAGGTAATCCGGCGGCGTATGCCACAACGCCGGCGCCGGCGAGGTCGGAGGACAAGGCTACACCGGCGACGAGAATGAGAGAGAAGATAGCAGAAGTTTCTAGACGTCTGAAGGCAAGTGCATGGGCAAAATGGGTGAAACAGGAATTGGACCCTTCTCTCAGCATAATGGGCCTGGCCCAACGTGATAGTAGATGTGTTGCAACAG